The following proteins are co-located in the Procambarus clarkii isolate CNS0578487 chromosome 4, FALCON_Pclarkii_2.0, whole genome shotgun sequence genome:
- the LOC138371241 gene encoding uncharacterized protein — protein MASSPTTLTAASSPTSLTAEAAPSPTSLTAEAAPSPTTLTAEAASSSTTLTAEAAPSPTTLTAEAASSPTTLTAEAGRSSLQPHHPHSSLQPHCPHSRSSPPAPPPSQQKQPPAPPPSQQKQPPAPPPSQQKQSPAPPPSQQKQPPAPPPSQQKQPPAPPPSQQKQPPAPPPSQQKQPPAPPPSQQKQPPAPPPSQQKQAEAVSSPTTLTAVSSPTALTAEAVPQPHHPHSRSSHQPHHPHSRSSPQPHHPHSRSSPQPHHPHSRSSPQPHHPHSRSSPQPHHPHSRSSLQPHHPHSRSSRQPHHPHSRSSLQPHLPHSRSSPPAPPPSQQKQPPAPPPSQQKQPPAPPPSQQNQPPAPPPSQQKQPPAPPPSQQKQPPAPPPSQQKQPPAPPPSQQKQPPAPPSSQQKQPPAPPPSQQKQPPAPPPSQQKQAPSPTSLTAEAAPSPTTLTAEAAASPTTLTAEAVSSPTSLTAEAVSSPTTLTAASSPTSLTAEAASSPTTLTAEAGPSPTSLTAEAVSSPTTLTAASSPTSLTAEAASSPTTLTAEAGPSPTSLTAEAVSSPTTLTAASSPTSLTAEAASSPTTLTAEAAPSPTTLTAEAVSSPTTQNLHDIINNNQL, from the coding sequence cctccagccccaccaccctcacagcaGCCTCCAGCCCCACCTCCCTCACAGCAGAAGCAGCCCCCAGCCCCACCTCCCTCACAGCAGAAGCAGCCCCcagccccaccaccctcacagcaGAAGCAGCCTCCAGCTCCACCACCCTCACAGCAGAAGCAGCCCCcagccccaccaccctcacagcaGAAGCAGCCTCcagccccaccaccctcacagcaGAAGCAGGCAGAAGCAGTCTCcagccccaccaccctcacagcaGTCTCCAGCCCCACTGCCCTCACAGCAGAAGCAGTCCCCcagccccaccaccctcacagcaGAAGcagccaccagccccaccaccctcacagcaGAAGCAGCCCCcagccccaccaccctcacagcaGAAGCAGTCTCCAGCCCCACCTCCCTCACAGCAGAAGCAGCCCCCAGCCCCACCTCCCTCACAGCAGAAGCAGCCCCcagccccaccaccctcacagcaGAAGCAGCCTCcagccccaccaccctcacagcaGAAGCAGCCCCcagccccaccaccctcacagcaGAAGCAGCCTCcagccccaccaccctcacagcaGAAGCAGGCAGAAGCAGTCTCcagccccaccaccctcacagcaGTCTCCAGCCCCACTGCCCTCACAGCAGAAGCAGTCCCCcagccccaccaccctcacagcaGAAGCAgccaccaaccccaccaccctcacagcaGAAGCAGCCCCcagccccaccaccctcacagcaGAAGCAGCCCCcagccccaccaccctcacagcaGAAGCAGCCCCcagccccaccaccctcacagcaGAAGCAGCCCCcagccccaccaccctcacagcaGAAGCAGCCTCcagccccaccaccctcacagcaGAAGCAGCCGCcagccccaccaccctcacagcaGAAGCAGTCTCCAGCCCCACCTCCCTCACAGCAGAAGCAGTCCCCcagccccaccaccctcacagcaGAAGCAGCCTCcagccccaccaccctcacagcaGAAGCAGCCGCcagccccaccaccctcacagcaGAACCAGCCGCcagccccaccaccctcacagcaGAAGCAGCCGCcagccccaccaccctcacagcaGAAGCAGCCCCcagccccaccaccctcacagcaGAAGCAGCCGCcagccccaccaccctcacagcaGAAGCAGCCCCCAGCCCCACCATCCTCACAGCAGAAGCAGCCGCcagccccaccaccctcacagcaGAAGCAGCCCCcagccccaccaccctcacagcaGAAGCAGGCCCCCAGCCCCACCTCCCTCACAGCAGAAGCAGCCCCcagccccaccaccctcacagcaGAAGCAGCCGCcagccccaccaccctcacagcaGAAGCAGTCTCCAGCCCCACCTCCCTCACAGCAGAAGCAGTCTCcagccccaccaccctcacagcaGCCTCCAGCCCCACCTCCCTCACAGCAGAAGCAGCCTCcagccccaccaccctcacagcaGAAGCAGGCCCCAGCCCCACCTCCCTCACAGCAGAAGCAGTCTCcagccccaccaccctcacagcaGCCTCCAGCCCCACCTCCCTCACAGCAGAAGCAGCCTCcagccccaccaccctcacagcaGAAGCAGGCCCCAGCCCCACCTCCCTCACAGCAGAAGCAGTCTCcagccccaccaccctcacagcaGCCTCCAGCCCCACCTCCCTCACAGCAGAAGCAGCCTCcagccccaccaccctcacagcaGAAGCAGCCCCcagccccaccaccctcacagcaGAAGCAGTCTCCAGCCCCACCACCCAGAATCTCCATGATAttattaataacaatcaactaTGA